ATTCTCTTGGAAGTTTTTCTGAAGATGTTTGGTCTAAACTGAAATAGCAACTTTGATGGTTGTGAAATTCTCGGCTGTAAATACTTTTAGTGATAGCTAAAAAGTGGAGCTCCGAAACTTGAAAAACCACTTATAACTGAAAAGCAACCACATTACCCATCACTAAAATCTTTGAGAGATCTTAATGTTGCTATGTTCTCACTACATTTAGTTTTTCCATTAGATAGTGAAAATTAAGCTAGAAAAGTTGAACTCTAGCAAACATGGTACAATACCCTTTTGGATACTTTAGTTTCAGTGTTTATAAGTGTATTTAGTTTGCTTGCTAAGGTAAACTTTTTGTCAGTGATTGCATCCTCAGACTGCAGTAGATACATTGAAACATTCTGTTCAGACATATTACTGAAATGATTCATTATCCATCTACAGAAACATATTCTTGTTCATTGAGATTGAAAAATTCATCTGAAGAGGACACAGTTAAAATGCAGCCTGGATCTGGAGAGACTCATGTGTTGTAAGTTTTTGTGTTCTTCTTTTCTCAGTCTCCTATCGAATAGAAGAATAAACTGATTCTATTGCTTCTGGAGTATAGCTTGCCGGATGGGTTAGGAGATGATCTAATTATTGAAGTCCATGATTCAAAGGGGAAGTATTGTGGGAGGGCAATGGCTCAGGTGGCTGAAATTGCTGATAATCCGGTAGGATATTCAGATTACTACTTGTTTCTCAAATTCTAGATACAGATTTCTTTGCTAGATACATGAAGTATTGGTTGGATGCAGGCTGACAAGCTTCGCTGGTGGTCTATATATCAAGAGCCAGAGCATGAACTTGTGGGGAGAATACAATTGTATATCAATTATTCAAATCAAGAAGAGAATAGTCATCTTAAGGTCAGTAAGATCCTTGCAATAgatcttttctaaatttttgttaTCTCACTGTTGATACACCAACATTCTGGTGCAGTCTTAGTCCGgcaaaagattttttttattttaattttgactGAAATGGTTGAACTCTGTTGTTTAGTTGTGACATGTCTTTTAATTTTTCATGTCCACAACTTAACTCTAAGTTGCAGGCGTGCATTGTCATAGTGTTAGAAATTACAATCTTAAGGTTCTATGTTCAAATGTGAGAGCAGCCAGTTTGCCATAACTGGTTTTTTGGCTGTTCACTAGCTTTCAATAGATGTTTAAGTGATACTATTTGAATCTTTTAATGTTTTATGATTTGAATTGTTATCGGTTCTTTCTTCtccattttcttcattttttccccACATTAATTGTCCTTTGATGTAGAATCAGAAAAGGGATGAGTAGTTTTAGCTACATATTTAATGTCTCGCTTTCTTTCTAAAGATCATCTGATGGTATTTTCAGCTATCATGTAAGCTTAAGGAAAATGTTGTTCTTTGTGGTTCAGTAGATGTGCAATACAATAATGGtgaacaaaggaaaaaaagggaTTTTATATTATTTTGACTATCATATGAACTCTGCTATGCATTGTGAATTCAGACTTCATCGGTTTATTGAATGACTTTAGTTCTACTTTTCATTTCTATGTAACATTTATCCATTTAAATGTTAAAATGAGGTAGTTTCATGGTAAGGTGTATCCTTATTTTGTTCTTTATTTCAGTATGGTTCTGTTGCTGAGACTGTTGCATATGACTTCGTTTTGGAGACTGCAATGAAAGCTCAACAGTTTCAACAGAGAAAGCTTTTGCTGCATGGTTCATGGAAGTGGCTAGTGACTCAATTTGCTTCATACTATGGAGTTTCAGATGCATACACTAAGCTGAGGTATTCAAATTCGTTTAAATGCCTATTTACAGATAAATTGTTTCAAGATGTGGTGTGAAATTACTGTGTAGGTCTATAATGTTTGATTACTTTGCAGATATCTTTCCTATGTTATGGATGTTGCTACACCAACTGCAGATTGTCTAGATTTGGTGCATGATCTGCTCTTTCCTGTTGTGATGAAAGGCAAAAGTAAAGAGGCATTGAGTCACCAAGAGGTAGGAGGGATTTAACTTAAAAAAACGTGAACAGTTATTGTCCTGCtcaattttacacagtatcttATGCATAAAAATGAGACAGTAAAAGTATCCCACCTTTAACATGGAGAATCTTATTTGATTTATCTGCACTTGTCCTTCAGCAGTTATATTCAATGATACCATGTTTCATGGacttttttttgactttttcagTTATGCTGAGGTCGTGTTGTACACATCTTGCGCCTTTTCATCTAGCATCTTCCATTAGCTTCATATGCATTTAGTGCTTTCTTCTGTTACGATTCTTTGAAGTTTTTATACCAAATTTTCAACTAACATAATGTTCTTTCTTATGCATTCCCCACCAGAATCGTATGCTGGGAGATGTTTCTGATCAAATTGAGCAGACCATTGCGGTGGTTTTTGAGAATTACAAGTCACTTGATGAGTCATCTCCATCAGGGGTCGCTGATGTGTTTACACCAGCTACTGGATTTGCTGCTTCTGCTCTGGTACCAGCCCTAAAGCTGTACAAACTTTTGCATGATATTCTCTCTTCTGAGGCACAGTTGAAGCTTTGCAGATATTTTCAGGTATTGAACGCATACATACTTTCTTTCCCTGCTGCACTCCATTTCATTAACCATTTCTTTTTGGCAGACTGCAGTGAAGAAGAGATCCAAGAGGCATATGTCAGAAACAGATGAGATTGTTTCTAACAATAATGGGAACGTACTAATGGACCCAGTAACTATTTCTGCAGCATATCAGAAAataaaatctctttgtttgaaCATCAGACGAGAAATCTTCACAGACATAGAAATTCACGATCAGCATGTACTCCCCAGGtaaaaaggaaaggaagaaaatgaaaaaaaaaggacccATTTTTGCTGAAGTGTAGATAGCTTGATTCTGCCATATTAGATAATTAGAGATGTTTGTAGTTCCTATAATCTGATTTATTCAAGTCTTATTTGCATTCATTTCATGCAATGGCTTCTCTGTTATTTATCTGAGCATGATCTCTTCCAAGGATAGGATTTTTGTTCATAGAAGTCTCTAACTCTGGTTTTTCTCTTATCTGTCTTTGCATAGTTTCATAGACCTTCCAAATCTATCCTCATCCATATATAGCACCGAACTCAACAGTAGATTGCAGACATTTCTTGTTGCTTGTCCACCTCCTAGTCCATTGCCACCTGTGACAGAACTCGTTGTTGCAACAGCTGATTTTCAAAGGGATCTTGCCTCCTGGAATATTAAGTAAGTCTGATATGTGCTTAGTTTACACTTTAGTCTTTTCTAGCATGCCTTAATCATATCATGACCTTTTGCAGAGCTGTTAAAGGTGGAGTTGATTCAAAACAATTGTTCCACTCATATATAACCTTCTGGATCCAGGAAAAGCGTCTTACCTTGCTGGAACTATGCAAACCTGATAAGGTACTCTTTTGTCTACATGGACTCACTGGGTCAAGTTCATGGCCTATGTTATATTTCTTCAATTTCCATCAAGCATTGTTCACTGGAAGTCAACACCATCTTGTGTTGGATATGCACATAAAATTACCTGGTCTGAATTCTTCTGAGCTATTAGGCTGAACTGGTTATGTGCACATGATAACTTATTTGGTAGTTGCCTCAGTTGATCTCTTGAGGAGATCATTCCAATGGGAAGAAAGTTTATTTGACTTCAAAATACAACGTAGGTCGTAGCTTTTCTGCGACTAATATCTGATCTGTCCCAGTTTTACTACCCTTACCTTTGTAGATGAGAAGCCTGATCCTTACTTTTCTAAATAGAAGCTTTAGGTTCAACAAGATTTCACCTTATTTGTCTGCTCAACCGCAGCTTAAACGCTGAGCAAAGCAATAGAAAGAGATACTTTACCTTAagttttttctttgtttcaatAATATATCTATGGACCATTGAACCTTTTATAATGTGGCACTTGCATCTTAGACATTACTTGATAAGAGTGGGTTGCATTGGAGGCTGATAAAATAACTGGCTCTTAAGGCATCTTATATTGATATAGAAAGGTAAAATTGTTCCTATGGAATTAAAATAGGGAACAAGAAACTCTTATTTCAAAAAACATCAGGTTAGTCATCTGTGTAGGTTTTACTGTTTGTTTGTAGTACATATATACATAATTAATATGATTTGACATATCTGTTCTTCTTGCTTCATTTTATGTTTGGCCAAAAACTGATGCTTTGGATGAATTTGTCAGCATTTGCTGGTGTGTTTATAATTTCCCTATTGCTGATTAGTAGAATTTACATGCCTCCAGGTAAAATGGTCCAGCTTCCAAGCACTGGATCTCACAACCCCTTTCGTGGATGATATATACGATCAACTGAAGGAGACACTAAAGGAATATGATGTCATTATAAGTCATTGGCCAGAGTATACCATCCAGTTGGAAAGTGTAAGTAAAGTCtgaattttttaatttctattGCCTTCATCATTTTAACTCTTATTGGGGTTGGCAGAAACCGGCTAGTATTCTATATGTTACTTTCCAGTTTGAAATTTTCCTTGTATGCATTTGGGAAAGGTTTTAGCTAAGTGGGGTATAGAATCCCAATCTTCTGCTATGATTCGATTAGAAGGTCTTCATTTGGTATTACTGCATCAATGGATAGACATTTAATGATTAGTTTGTGTGATAATGGTACTTCTTGGTGACACAGTAGGACCCAACGGATCATGGTAGCTAGTGTATTTTCTAACTTTATGGAGTAATACACACAATGCTTGACATCTAATTCTTGTTTGGATACAGGCCATAACAGATGTGGAAAAGACAGTTATAGAGACTATGGAAAAACATTATGCAGATGTTTTATATGCACTGAAGGAGAACTCAATTCCAATTAAATTGGGCCTCAAGTATGTTCAGAAATTTGCTAAGGGCACTGTATCTGCCTATTCCGTTTGCAGAGAGGTCAGATTGTTTGCTATCTTTGGATTTTTGTGAACTTGGTATCTCCCTTCTTTTGAccataaattaatatttttgctCTAATTTTTCAGTTGGGAATTTTTCTTAATTCCGTGAAAAGGATTCTTGATGTTTTGCGGCCCCCAATAGAAGCACAGATAAAGGTATGGGGTTCTTGCATCCCTGATGGTGGGAGTACCATCCCAGGCGAGCATCTGAGTGAAGTAACGGTTATGCTCAGAGCCAAATTGAGAACTTATTTGCAAGGAGTTACAGAAAAGCTTGTGGAAAATGTAGGTGTACTAACATTTAGGTTATGAATTTGgtccttttaaaaaaaaaaaattcttcctGCATTGTGTTGTGCTGATTATCCAGCAAGATGCATTTGGATGGAAAGCATGctttttttttcatctcttGGTCATTTATTAATGCAAGGTTACAAGTTGCAGAAAAAGTCATTATGATCACCATTACAACTATACTTTGTGGTGTTCTTAATGACATTTGGATATGCACTATCAAGTATTGATTTCGTTTTTTATACTGCTTTTCTGGATTCAGACAAGATTGCAACCCTCTACAAAGTTGAAGAAAATAATTCAGGATGCAAAGGAAAATGTTGTAGAATCTGATGTTCGAAGTAGGATGCAGCCCTTGAAGGATTTGCTTGAAAAAATGATTGATCAACTTTACAATTTATTGGACCCTCAGGTGTTCATAATCGTATCAAGAGGTATTTGGGATAGGATGGCACAGGTAAGTTTCTTGGTAGAATGTTCAGCAAAATGTCtcataattattttttcattacgtatcttttattttcttcttcttttttttccttattatTGTTTGATGTTTTGTGACAGGATGTGCTTAGATTTCTGGCAGAGAGGAAGGAAAATCGGTCATGGTACAAAGCTTCACGGGTTGCAGTATCTGTAAGTTGAGCTAATTCTTCCAGGATTCAGATAGTCACTTTAAGCAGCAGCCATTATTTGCAAATGTTGAAAAGATTAAAAGCATGACGTTTTTAACTGAAATTCACCTTATACGAAGTAGAGTGTTAAAGAAGGAAAGAGGGATAATCTGATCATCCTTTGAATCTTCTATGTGATGTAAGTCTTTCATCCTTGAAATAGTTAGAGATGTTTGCAAGGGAGTGAAAAATGCAGGCTGACTTAGTAACTTGGCTCGAGTTAAACTTTGGCTGGCCAAATCGTCAGTCTTTCACATTAGAGTGGTTGTGATGATTTTCTTTGTTGTTTTGAGGAGAAATTTCGCAATTTTTATTCCAGTAATTGAATGGTTTCCGACTGATTTGaccttgatttatggaagtaaaGATGAGAGTTTAATAAGATCCAGTAATATGATAAATACTACCATGACAACAAAGATTCTGATTTGcaggttttagatgatatttTTGCCTCACGGATGCAACAATTGCTCGGGAATGCACTACAACAAAAAGACGTGGAACCTCCCGGATCGATTATGGAAGTGCGGTCGATGCTATCCTAGGATGCTTCTACTAGAATTGTAAAGAAACACACATAGACATAGAGGGAAAACTTCGAGTTCTCATACACCGATAACGATAGAAGAATTGAGGAATGGCTGCTTCGTTGCAGCTATAGGTGGCAAACGAACAAACGCATTTAGCTAAATTTACCCACACCCACCTATGAATAGTTGTATATGGGTATCTTTAAATTTTAACATACGGGTATAAATGGTaataatatccatttattaTCAAATCCAATTAATTCATTTAGAATTATCTTTTTCAAGCCTCCCACCCATTTAGAAGAAATTTGAGCCTGCTTTTGATTATTGAACTTATTGTTGGAGACTTTCATGCATTAATATTGCTGAAACCTTGTatatatttgaatgttttatttttcaGCCTTAACAAATATTTGATGCATTTTTGACGTAAATAGATATcctatataattttttttttttcaaattcttgttaACTACTAGTTGATGTGCGCCTCGCCCTTCGCTTCAGGTTGCCCAGACATTGTTTCTGCAATGGGTTAGTTTGTTAGTTTTGCTGGAACTTATTTACACTGCAGAAGATACTGCATTGACAAAAGCAAAGAAATGGCAGCAACAGAAGACGCAATTACAGCAAGACTAACTATCAGGAATAATTGTCGTCATTCATCCATACATGCAAACAAGAAACAAATCTCAACTCACCTGGTCCaacacaataaaaaaaaaaaaaacaaagccaaa
This sequence is a window from Coffea eugenioides isolate CCC68of chromosome 7, Ceug_1.0, whole genome shotgun sequence. Protein-coding genes within it:
- the LOC113778164 gene encoding uncharacterized protein LOC113778164, with the protein product MPTQADHVVGLRNQSRGGRGFGLPSATRFQSGHLPSGIIPVSRGMPVKNGAGIGSESDMDTSSDSDSEAYGGRYSVETSPQDDKFVNGKRQSNFRSLGAQGIRSIDASVPDLRNETSEVYYFNGNLQPNAKTPRQVLQGAGVQNYKLPDDVPSAPPLAGSVSETNQVSGQPRADFFPHSTKLDGSATADMPNTGNGTPLNSTAKTACDASLRAAGVSLHSLPAKIPTFHASGLGSWNAFISYDACIRLCLHAWASECMEAPIFLENECAVLRDAFGLKHVLLQSEEELLRKRSAELISEGACVKPKKIIGKMKVQVRKVKMVLEPPTGCSLSSLKPPLKKLEPFRVRLSSIKSALSSEWETYKKVRVSPRMPSNGSLSRQSLAYVNAGTQYVKELPELVKIGITALRNHSTSYEMVQETYSCSLRLKNSSEEDTVKMQPGSGETHVFLPDGLGDDLIIEVHDSKGKYCGRAMAQVAEIADNPADKLRWWSIYQEPEHELVGRIQLYINYSNQEENSHLKYGSVAETVAYDFVLETAMKAQQFQQRKLLLHGSWKWLVTQFASYYGVSDAYTKLRYLSYVMDVATPTADCLDLVHDLLFPVVMKGKSKEALSHQENRMLGDVSDQIEQTIAVVFENYKSLDESSPSGVADVFTPATGFAASALVPALKLYKLLHDILSSEAQLKLCRYFQTAVKKRSKRHMSETDEIVSNNNGNVLMDPVTISAAYQKIKSLCLNIRREIFTDIEIHDQHVLPSFIDLPNLSSSIYSTELNSRLQTFLVACPPPSPLPPVTELVVATADFQRDLASWNIKAVKGGVDSKQLFHSYITFWIQEKRLTLLELCKPDKVKWSSFQALDLTTPFVDDIYDQLKETLKEYDVIISHWPEYTIQLESAITDVEKTVIETMEKHYADVLYALKENSIPIKLGLKYVQKFAKGTVSAYSVCRELGIFLNSVKRILDVLRPPIEAQIKVWGSCIPDGGSTIPGEHLSEVTVMLRAKLRTYLQGVTEKLVENTRLQPSTKLKKIIQDAKENVVESDVRSRMQPLKDLLEKMIDQLYNLLDPQVFIIVSRGIWDRMAQDVLRFLAERKENRSWYKASRVAVSVLDDIFASRMQQLLGNALQQKDVEPPGSIMEVRSMLS